The DNA window AGAGAGCAGGTCTTGCGTGTACGTCTTTTAGTACTTTGTGGCTCATGCATCTGAACTGACCCTGCAGCGTAACTTCCGATACATCTCCATTGTAGGATTTGGCTGCACGCTGATCGCCACCTGGGAGGTTATTTTGACGTATGCTATCCATAGTTACTCTGTGGTTCAATGGCTGACCGCCCGTCTAGTCTGCTGGAGCAAGGCCTGACTGATGGCGGAACTGCCGGTCTGATCTGGGGGttcgtcatcgtcgctgctggattCCTTCTGGTGTTCCTGAGTCTGGCTGAGATGGCCTCCATGTGAGTCAACCCATTGAGACCTTGTCTCCATCCTGACTTCCAAGGGCTCCCACCTCCGGCGGACAATACCATTGGGTATCGGAGTTTGCCCCTCCTAGCTGCCAGAAGTTCCTCAGCTATATGACCGGCAAGTTCTTTTGCTCCCTTCCTGCTCAACTAAGCTAATAATGTAGGCTGGCTGTGCGCTACGGGCTGGCAATGCGCCATTGTGTCGATCGCTTTTTTGGCTGGAACCATCATTCAAGGCCTGATCGTGCTAAATAACCCAAACTACGACTTCCAGCGGTGGCACGGTACCCTGCTGGTGATAGCCATCACCTTGTTTTCGATCATATTTAACACCTTCCTGGCTAAGCGGCTGCCTTTCGTGGAGGTGTTGATTTTGATCCTGCATGTGTGCGGCCTGTTCGCCATCATAATTCCGCTTTGGGTGCTTGGCCCTCGCCGCAGCGCGACCCAGGTGTTTACTGAATTCAACAACGGCGGGGCCTGGAACAGCGCCGGGACTGCCACGCTCGTTGGATTCTCGACCACCATCACAGCCCTGATTGGATATGATTGCGCGGTGCATATGTGTATGTCTCTCTCTCAAATTGACGTACTCCGCTAATGGCGTGCagcggaagagatcaaagatGCGTCTGAGACCCTGCCAAAGGCGATGATCACCTCTGTCTGCGTCAACGCTGTCTCCGGTTTTCTGATGCTAGTGACGGTCTGCTTCACGCTAGGCGACATTGACGACATCTTGACCACTCCAACAGGGTACCCGTTCATGCAGGTGTTCTACAACGCGACGGAGAGTCTGCCGGGAACGAACACCATGACCGCCATTCTGGTGCTGACCCTGACAGCGAGCACGATTACAGAAGTAGCAACGGCATCGCGCCAGTTGTGGTCTTTCGCGCGTGATCGCGGCCTTCCTTTCTCCGATTTCTTCGGATATGTACGTCCTACCTTCTTTCTCCAGGGGTGGCAACACTAATAGCACCAGGTAAACCCCGGCTGGAACATCCCCTTGAACGCCGTGATGGTCTCGCTGGCAGTGACCGTCCTCTTATCGCTGATCAACATCGGCTCGACGACCGCGCTTCTCGCCATCGTGACCCTGACCATCGGCGCAATGATGTCCTCGTACATCATTACGATCGCCTGCGTGCTCCTCAAGCGTATCAGAGGGGAACCCCTTCCACCACACAGATGGACGCTAGGTCGGTTCGGCATGGCAATCAACATCGGGGCGCTGTGCTTCCTGTGCCCGGTGTTCGTgttcgccttcttcccactcACCTCGACTGTAGAACCAGACAGTATGAACTGGTGCGCAGTGATGTACGGAGCGATTCTGATAATCGCGGTGGTGTATTATGTGTTGCGGGGACGGCACCATTACATCCCGCCCGTGGCGCTGGTGAAGCGAGAGATGTAATCTCTACCTACTTGTATAAGTGTTACGTTGAAGGGAGGGAAAACAATTCGGTATGCTAGTAAAATGAATCTCATGCTCGGACGGTAATAATGCAGATTCGATGCAACATCGAGAAGTTGAGGGCATACCTAGTGGAGCGCTTGGCAAGATAAAGAATAGTAAGGTCGTGAGCATAAGCTCGATGGATTAATTTAATTTACTTAGATATTCGGGTGGCGGAGGGCAGCTCGATTTAGCGGAAGGATTCCGACCTCCACATCGTGAACTCTATCCCGCCCATTAGTTCATCCGGTTAGCTTGAATATCCCCCTGATTGGATGCTAGCGATCCAGTTCGGGCCGTGTCTCCTTCTAATTTCCCGGTTAATTTGTCAATCGTGCGCTAGCTAACTTAGCTATCTTGCTAGACAGGGATGTCGGTTTCATGATACAGCACCAGTGAGTGCATGCGGAACTGCCGAGCTTTGGACGACTTGTATGCCTAGTATGCCCACGCACGTCGGCCCCATAGCTGGCTACCAGGAGGATCGCACGCAGCTGATAAAATAGCCCTAGTAAACTTAATCGATCACGTTGCGTTGAAACCATCCCTGCTAGCTGCCTCCGTTTGAGTTGCCCGAGCTGTGTGGCCACTATCCATGGAATTGCCATGATAATGATCGCTGATTGCCgtccttttccttttccttttaGACCATTCCCTCCCTGACACTTCTAACGCACAAACTACGATTTAGTCTCTGTGCCGCAATGGCTATCAAAGTGCCCCCTGGCCAGTCGCCGCCTTTCGAGACGATAGACGACAAGCATCATGCCGGtattatcatcatcaccgccgccatCTGCCTGGTGATCTCGCTGGTCGGTCTGCTAATCCGGGTGTACGTGCGGATATTCCTCAGTCCACCATGGGGATCAGACGATGTCATCCTGTTGGGAGCGACAGTACGCAATTGAGAGAAGTTGAACTGTTCTGTAAATGAGGCTAACGGGATAGATctccgccatcgccgagtcgATCATCGTCTTTCACGCCGCGAGCATTGGCTTCGGGACGGACATTTCACTACTCACCGAGAAGGCCGTTGATCAAATACAAAATGTATTCATTACCCAACACCTCACCCAATTGCATATAAGAGAATACCTGACAACATAGTCGCTCCTCGCTGTCGATGTCCTCTACCTCTTAACCCTGTACCTCTCGAAATGCtgcatcatcgccatctacCTGCGCTTGACGCCCCGCAAGCGCCACAAGAGCATCCTCTGGGCGACGTTCGGGCTCAGCACAATGGGGACTATCGTGTCGGTGTTGGTTATTGCGGTGAACTGCGAGGGCAACAAGCCGTGGGCTATACCTGGCGAGCAGTGCCATAATCTGGTATGTCTACAATTACGGAAGAGCCAGCAGCCCTCTAGAATCTACCGCGAATCAAAGATACGGACGTGGAATGAGATATACTGACGGTGATAAGTTCCCCCGCTGGCAAGCAATCGCTGCGCTCGACATCTCGACCGAAATCTTGCTATTCACCTTCTGCATCGCCATGCTCTGGGGTCTGCAGATGCACATCTCACATAAAATCGTGATCATGGTATCTTTCGCGGCGAGACTACCGTACGTccctcttccacttctcgAAAGTCCATCCCAAATCCCATTACATGAAACTAAAACAGATCGAACCGATAGATTGATTATATTCTCcgccctccatctctccaCCCTCGAAGAATACACAACCACCAAAAACCCCACCCTCACAGCAATCAGCCACACGGTCTTCACCCAGCTCCACCTCAACTACGCCCTAATAGCATGCACGGCCTTCTGCCTACGACCCTTCATGAAGGCCCTCACAACCTACTATGGCACAGCTGGCGATTCCAACCTTGGTAGTAGTAGCGGCGGCTACGGGTCTAGGTATGGGTCCGAGAGACGGCGAAACACAGACCCCTACGCATCGGGGCGGTCGCGGGATTACGAAATGGGGAGAGTGAAGGGACGTCCCGGGCGCCGGGCGAGTGGCTTGTTTAGAGAGAGGCCAGAAGTGGGCGATGGGACGGAGAACGGGACGGTTGTTTGTGAGGCTACGGGACCAGCGCATTCGGTTGAGGGGAGGTCcgaaggggaggggggcAGTACGCACAGTGGGAGTGATGGGAGTACGAAGATGATCATCCGGAAGGAGGTGGAGTATTCTGTTTCAGTGGGGCATTCATAGATGTTATCTTTCCTTTGGATAAAATACACCGTCTTTCTACCCCAAGGTCCACGGTATAGTACTGAGCATTACACTTAGAATCTGAGCTTCAGTATGGCTTCGGGGAACTTGCTACCACTTCTTGAATAAGCACATCTCTGACCAGCCGTTCAATCCCGATGACTAGGATGATTGAATTTGACCATCCTATAAAACATATCAACAAGCCATTTCAAAACCTCTAGGTGTGATCTACTTGATTAATCTGTTAAACATCGGGAAAATGTCGGGGTGATTGAATTTGATCACTCGTCAAGCACAGCATAACGTGCCACTTTACCCCTCAACAAAGGTTTTGTTTCAACGAATTATGGAAATGCCAGATTTACGCTTTTTACCATGTAGTGGATCCTTCTCGGTCGACTAACAAGCGAATTTTAGTCGGAGCAACCAAGTAAAACGAATATCTCTACATCCCCCTGACTAGACAAATAGTCAAAATATCGCCTGATATGGTACCTGCTGGTTCTGCCCGAAAACGGTTTGCGCTCCCGTGCAACTGCAACTCGATGGGCGTATGAACCATCGGAACTAATCGGCCGCTATTATTGTTTCTACACAACTCCCGCTGAACTGTTCGACAAGGCCCATTGAGTGACCTAGAGCCAAGTTATTGACAAAGTGAAAGGACTTTCATAGTCAATAGTGGTTTAAACTAGAGGTAGCTTGAAGAGAGAGCGAAAGAGAATGGATATGGGCAGAAATGTGCTCTAAGCGCCTTTGAGAAAGGACGGCTGTTCAAAGAGCATCTCAAAAGAGATAACAGCGTCATTTCAGTGTCCCTAGGTCGAAGAACGGCTTTCGTCTAACTGCGACGCTTTTCGTGAGGTATCATAAAGCCTGTACACTCGCAAGTCGCAACCCAAATGTTGAATCATTTTTAAAGACTATATTCAGTAATCGCAACCTATATTTGCGTAGTGACCAACTAAACTATAAAGTCCTTCTGGCCTCCACCTCATGGGAATGTCTGAGTAGATGTCCATTCTGATTATAATATAGTGGACCGCATGcccgcggaagaagaatgaagcCAGCGATTTGCAAGACAACCCCCCAAATGCCACCTTTTCCTGGAAAATTTCGACGAAAAGTATGCGGTCTATTGCATGAAGCTTTTTATTACGTATCAAGATGGTACTCTGCATGGTATGGCATAAGGCTTGACTCCCGGATCGTAGATTTACCCTGCGGACTTGTCTTGAAATGATCAGACTAAACAAGCATAGAGGAGGCTGCCGCAAAGCACATGGCAAGAGCTACTAGGCTGCCTGTTCCCAAGGTGATATCTCTTGGAGAGCACCCGAATGGGCTTTATAATCGCTTTTTCTCAATATTGATGAAAAAGCTCCGCTCCCCAGTATTCCGCTCGAGAACTCAACCGATTCTCTACTCGTCGATTTAGAAGGTCCATGAATTTTTGAGCTCAAGGAATACTTTTTGTCCATGCGTGAGTGGGGCTCGCCTCATTCTGGGCACACCCGCATCACAACCCGCAGAAAGAAGCTATACACAGCCCACATTACTAGAAAGATCCTTAACTTTTTTGAAGTCCGTTCCCTAGAGAGAATGGTACCATTTTTCGACATATTGGTTATAAGGATAATATTTTTAGGATAAACTTGTTAATAGAGAATATGAGCCTTTATATAATATGCGATTCGGTCAGTTTAAACCCTAAATGGAGTAAGACAAGATATCTGGCGATAGGGCGCGGAGAGATCACGCCTTTCGGAATCGAATGAGACCTCTGAATGGTCGAACGAGCGACGAAATGATCGGATAAATGAATCAACGAATACCCAACAGTGCTGAAAAGTGACAAACGGTCGAGAATTCGGTTCTTATCAATTGTGCTAGATCAATATACCACTAGCCATTTCCCGAATCTTTGAAATGTAGGCGGGTTATTTCTAACGGAATCTAATAAAGGGGACGTTGGAGCATTAGGACAAACCAATGGCGCAACCGCGGCCATTCATGCGGTCGCTTGTTTTGCCATTCTACCTAGAATGAGCCCACGCCACTGAGTTGAAGGTAGAGAGGGAGTGACAAGAAGTGGAGCACGACCCAGCATGGAATATTTTTCAAATATGAATTCTATAACATTTCGCGACCCTCACAGTATATAAAAGACTTTGAAGGCAATAGAAAATGTGGGTTGAAATGTTGCCGCACTCATCCGTTCCTTCGATTCGGATATTCTTGGTGCAAAACGCTCGATGATTCTCATAGCAATGCACTGGTCGTCACTGTACTCAGAGAGCTTGCCTGTGATTGACTAGCCTGCGTCCTGAAATTGACTCTCGGATAATAAGAGCCCGGTGTATCCCCCTTTCTCGACCAATCTCCCCGAGTCGATCCAATATCCAGTTCACCTGTTCTTCAGACAGGCCAGGCAGCTGGGCCGTAACAAACAGCGACCGTATTGCGAAGAAGGCCCCGATTGCCGGTGTATTCCCAATATCTTTCGCCTTCCCATCTTCAGCGATATGTCCAAGCAGATACGGAATGCTAGAGCAAAGAAGCGTGGCCACAGAATTTATCTGCTTCCGGATCTCAGCTATTGGTGGGCATGGAACGTCAATCTTGAGTGCAATAGGCGCAAGCAGTACCAAGTTACGAAGAACGGACAACTGTGCGAGCCACTTGGCCGTCCATAATCCACCCATGGACAGAGTAGGGAAGACCATAACTTCTAGAGGGAATGGGCTTCTGTCGGTTGGTATCGGATTAGGGTATATCTTGTATAACCATTCTTCGGGTAGGGATCCCTCCCAAGTTTCCAAATCTTCAAGAAGATACTGCAGGTGTTGAAGACCCACTCTAGCTTCCACTTGATTAGGCGTTCTTTGTATCAGTGTGGCGTTGGCTGTGCTGACCTGAGCCACCCGCGGAAGCAACTCTTCTAAGAGAGAGACTCCTCGGTGAAatggtggcgatggagcCACAGCTAAGGCCGCGCCGGCAGAGGACGGTGACTTGTCAATGTTCTGCATGTGTATTGTCGCAAGGATGGGACGGTTGATCCATTTCTCGCCGTGAGCGTTCAAAGAGAGTCGTGTACACAAGATTTGTAGTAGGCCTTGGCGGTGCGGGCTTCTGGACTCTAGTTTGTCTTCACCCACAATGATCTACGTAGCAGATATTTCCATTAGCCAAAGCAAgccagatccagaagaaaCTAGTAGCAAGGCTGCATACATCGTACATCCACAGCAGGGCCACCGCTGCCAGGGAAGCTGGGGAATATGCCTCAGTAGCATTGTTTAAAACAGATCCGAGTTGCTTAAGGGCCAGTCCATAAGAATCACGAGATTTGCGGACATATATGGGACTCATTTTCTTGACTTGGGCGAAGCTTGCTAGTGCTACTGCCTCGACTGAGTTCCGAAAGTATCCTGCTTCGGCATTCGATCCGTAAAGCCGTGGAAGAAAGTCGTAGTGTCCGGGAAAGCCGTTGGTTCGCGTCAATACGTAATTATGAAAGTAGTAGGAGACAGCACATTGAAACCAATCAGTGGGCAATGAGACGGGAACAGGGCTCGTATACACGGTGACTGTGTTAGATCGAGATCTGCTAGATGCCAGACCAGTCTCGGCCCGAAAGATGAGAGCGTTCTGGTCCCGATACCCTGGGCATACTCGGCGGGATTTTTGACATCTCTGGCAGTGTGGCTTCGTTTCATCACACTAGATTAAACGTGTTAGCATGTCTCATGGCTTTTGGCACGTCGCCAGCACGGCGATCCAAATTCACTAGCCTTGACTTTCATCCGAATACACGAAAGACAACCCCTGCTCTTCAACCGCGCATCGCGGGATCCGATCTTCTGGGTCGATTGCATGTAGTGCGGTGCACAGGAGTGTTCTATCTTAAGTAAGAGTGAGCACGAGGTTAATAGTCAGGTATTTGTTCTTGTTGGGGCCCGGGAAAGCGAGGCTACCAGTTACCCCACTGATGCTCTATCAGGGGTCGCAATGAGATTGCGAGCACAGCCACGTTCTCGGCAGCTGCAGCTGTGGCCAAAAACGCCTTTCCGCTTTTGGAAAAAGCCTGCGATCCCGTGATCCGAAAATTCAGCTATCCCCAAACAATGTAACTTACTACCAACAACTGAATCTCAAAAAGGTGGAGTTGTATGACTCCTACAGCAAGAACAAAATCCGAAAGACAAAGCCATGTTTCCAGATCAGAATAAAAAACTTACTAAACGAAAACTAGAGATCTCATTGGCAGCAAAATTCCCACGATACTACAAGTCACTGATACAACTTATCTCCAGACACAGTCTATCATCACCCATTCCCCGGTCCGTCCTGATTTCTTGGTAAAAGAGCTGACCCAATCTAGCGAGGATCAATTCAGAAAAGATGCACTGGTCTATCAATCAAAATGGTTAGTAACTTTTTATCAATTTATCGAATCtaggcggtgtatgtgatccaccacgaattacactagtaattcccaaatgtggtcgaaaatcgcaagatagaagaatTCTGGCATTCTGTatataatctagctatcccttttataatatacaacgcatagtaagcgaaatgagcgcacaatgccaagaatgtcaaaaatcaaaagcagtttagtgctgtacaaaacttttatccatggatccaccatggTGGCATCCCGACACAATTCAATATCATCTGTCAATACTTACTCAACTAAAATTTGCAGGTTGGACATTTGCAGCCTGAGACAGATGTGCTAGACGCACCACAACACTCCTCAAACTCCTCTAGACTATTCGAAATTGAACCAGCCTTGCAATCATTCCCATCTTGGAATATCCCATCTTGGAATATACCACCTAATGCCTTGTAGCACCGTTTAGTTTGTACAGTGtcctcttctccatcaagTAGCACTTATGAGCACTGGTATAGGCTAAGAGAACGGCAATGAGAAACAAAAGTTGGCTAATTTGCGTTTTGAGCTATAGACACGATTGATCTTGAAAGATTCTCTTTTTGGCAAGCTGAAATATCGCTGTGTTCAAGGAATAACTAGTGAATACACCTATTTTGCATTCCCAAATTGTATTCTCTGGAAGATCTATGGGTCATGACAGCGTATTATAGATACAGGTCTAAACCTAATGCATGAGTAGTGCATATCAGGGTGACAGGACAATACCATCAGTACAGGGGATCCAACAGATCCAACACTCCAACACTCAGGTCGACAATAATTTCAAAGACGGCCGTTATAGTTGCGAAGTTCAACAATCATTCGCAGCATAATGATGAGTTACACCATCTCAAGCGCTTCCATTGCCCAATTTTCATCAAGCTGAGCCAGATTCAACCAATTAGGATAGAAAGGAAACTCTGGCTCCCATAGTAATTCACTTTCACCACTATGCTCTGCCTGTTCACATGTTAGCGCATAGGAAACATGCCATTTTTCATCTGCGCGACGCACTTGTTCCAAAAGAGAAGTAGGTCGCAATTTCTGAGCTTTCTCGTACAATTTGCAGAGTATGTTCCACCTAGGGCCGCATTTTTTCCAATTCGGATGATTCTGCGCAGAAAGGAAAGTTTGCTCCACTAGTCCCCATGCCCTTGCAGACTCGGGATGTTGCCAATCGTAACATAGGTGGTAGATTATGAAGGTTAGAAGATAGTGTTGGGTGTAGCTGGTAAATAGCCATCGAAATGGCTTGAGGAGATCATTTGTTGTCATTTGTATGGCCAACGACAATGTATCACAGGCCAATGTCAATGTATCGTGCGTCTGACCAATAGGCACACTGCTGTCGGACGAAGCGGTAATTTGTTGGCCAATGAAAAGTTCCAACTTGCCCAAAGTCATTCGACCTAATAGTGAAGCAGACAGCTGTGTTGGAATTCCGAGGTCGCAATTCTTCAAGTATACTGAATGCATCCGGGCTTTCAAATCTTGTAAGATCTGATT is part of the Penicillium psychrofluorescens genome assembly, chromosome: 4 genome and encodes:
- a CDS encoding uncharacterized protein (ID:PFLUO_007277-T1.cds;~source:funannotate), translated to MITSVCVNAVSGFLMLVTVCFTLGDIDDILTTPTGYPFMQVFYNATESLPGTNTMTAILVLTLTASTITEVATASRQLWSFARDRGLPFSDFFGYVNPGWNIPLNAVMVSLAVTVLLSLINIGSTTALLAIVTLTIGAMMSSYIITIACVLLKRIRGEPLPPHRWTLGRFGMAINIGALCFLCPVFVFAFFPLTSTVEPDSMNWCAVMYGAILIIAVVYYVLRGRHHYIPPVALVKREM
- a CDS encoding uncharacterized protein (ID:PFLUO_007278-T1.cds;~source:funannotate); the protein is MAIKVPPGQSPPFETIDDKHHAGIIIITAAICLVISLVGLLIRVYVRIFLSPPWGSDDVILLGAT